Genomic segment of Panicum virgatum strain AP13 chromosome 9N, P.virgatum_v5, whole genome shotgun sequence:
TGCATACAATTGTTAATTTACTTTAAGGGGAGCTAAGAAAGTAAACCTTGTCAATATTAATTATAGACGAAGAAAGATCGTGTATCGCATTAGAAGTTTCACTGGAAAACTGGAAACCAAGGCGCGCAGCAATTCTCAAGCCACGTAAAATCCTGGCTGAAATACATTGAATTATTGATATATAAATTTTACTGGGCGAGATAAGCTAATATCAATAAAAGTGTTCCTTAAACACCTACCAGGGTCTTCCATGAAAGAAATATGAGCAGGAACCACTGTACACACCTGATTGTACATTTAAGGAATTAGACAAAGGAAAAAGGAAGAGAAAGCCAGGACATTGCCGAGTCCATGCTTAAATAAAGATGGAGGTCAGTGACTATTACTTTGTTTTGTCTCATATCCCTTACTCCATTCACGTAATCATAAATCTTGTAGTTCATTGGGTTAAAGAATAAACTGCCATACAAGTATTACAACACAGTTATGAAATATCTCCTGTGATACCTCACACAAAAAAATATAGAGCACTTTTGAGGATTTGAAGCACTAGAGTTGCTTTTGAGTTTCAAGGATTACCCATTTATTGTGAAGTCTCTTCTCATAGAATTCTTGCAGCGAAGGATATCCCCATCATCATAGCCATTCAACTCTTCCAAACAATCTACCTCTTTACTTTTATTCCAATGTTTACCAACTGTTTGAAAGCTTGAGACCTGTTAGAACAAATGAAAAATAATGTAAGTGAACATTGCTAGAAAAAATCATGAGATGTTTCTATGAAGAACAAACCTCAATTACTGAGTCATTAATTTTAAGTAGGCATATTGGAAAGCGTCTGCCTACAATCATACATCGCCTGAATATATTTTTCTTAATCTGTAAAGAACAGAAGTGTGACAATGGAGAAAGGACATCAAAACTTTCAGGAAAAAGGACAGTTATGATGTTTGAATGGGCCAAAACCTGTCGGAGACTTGCAGTGGTAATCACATCAAAATCTTTAGGTGCCCTTTTCAGTAGCAAATCTCTCACACATCCCCCGGCAAGATAAGCTTCAAAACCTGCAATAAACTTTTACCTTGAATACTGCACACATTCTTATATGCATTGTTTTATGATTTAAATAAGAATATTAATGCCCCCACAAGGAATCCAGCAAAAAATCAAGAAGGTGAAGACACTGAGTAAATGAGTTTCAAAAGCACCTCGCCGCAAATTTTGAAACTCTTGCTGCTTTCATGTCAACCCTAGATTTCGAATCAAATGATATACATGAATGAATGGCAATGGCAACTGAATCGTGATAGAATAAGACGTAACATTATGCATCACGGGGACATGTAATACGGAATTCCCTTCTTTTATTTGCCCTTGTGAAATGTTAGAGCCGTTCAGCTTGTGTACTTAAACAACAGAAGAAGGGGaaataaatagaaaagaagcaTACTAACAGATTTCACTAATTTCATAATCTATGTAATATAGTATCCCTCTGTCCACTTTTTTTTATAAGTTGCACATTTTGACTACAAATTTCTCTTGAAATACTATCACTCCAAATATAAGGCCCCCTAAAGTTTAGTTCCACCccaactaaagtttagtccattaGTCCTCAAAACCCACCTAATTTGGACTAAAGCCAACCAGCGAACTGTGAAAAGACCAAACTACCCTCATTATGCGCATGCAAATACAGCAGCAAAATCCATGGGCAAAAAGGGCATTTCTATATTTCTATGTGTGTCCCATCTAATTTTTGATCCTAGGATCCAAACAGGtatggactaaaatttagtccggactaaactttagttctAGGTGATCCAAATGGGGCCTAAGACCATCTGGACTTGTGCATGGGAATTTAATGTatattgtagaagttctgttgCCCATCAATGTTGCCTTAATTTGGTAGCTGGTAGTTGGCATGTGTGACAAATTGATTAGGTTGCATAAAAATAAAGGCAAAATAGCAAGGTGAATGGTAAAAATGTGAGTTGAAGTTGTAGATGAGCTTATATAATAGATATGCAGAATTGGAAGGATTGCTTTATAGACCTATATTTTGAACTAGAGTATGTATATTGTATTATTGTTGCTAGCAGTAAAATTCTAACCATAGGATGCGAATCCAGTTGTGCCACTTCTATATCACTAAACTCATATATGGTAAGTTACAAAGTTTGAATATTGAAAGGTCAGCACGCCTTACATTAGTGTATGGAAGAAGTACTAAGAAGAAAATATACATGGGATGACTATCAGACTGACATATCAAAACTCCCGACTCACAAAAAGAAATGGTCAAGAGAATAGTAGTAACCTTGTCGTCTGAGCTTTTTTAGAACAGACAATGCATCTTTAGGTATAGCATCCAGGTTAATGCCAAAAGCCCTCGAGTCAAAATGTCTCCATTTTGAAGGATCCACAAATCCTGCAGGGATGGAAAACTTTGATATTTACAAGCATACGCCAGCGTGGAAACATTGAAAAGTGCCTTGGGTTGACGAAGCTTTACATGCACCAATTTACTTAAAATGCGATTGCTACTAAATAAATTTATACCGTTCAGTAGGTGAAAACCATCCAGCCTGAATGTGACCAAGAGCAGTAGAGCACGATAGTATATATAGCTAATAAATCGGAAACAAGCTCTCCAGCATAGGGCGACGAATAACAATTGCAAAAAGACGCTAGTGATATAAATACGATTTAGACAGGTGAGCGGAAGTATATGCTCCCTGCCTCCCTGTAGCCAGTGCAGCGCCCATCAAGAGGGATGGAAATATCACCTGGTCTGATTGGCCTAGGCGCGGAGGAAGAGCCGCCACCACTCCGCCGAGCAGTGCCTTCACCTCCCTTATCTGTGCTGTACTGCCGGGACTGACAGCAACACGACGAcgtcaccaaaaaaaaaagggaaagctTCGATCGAGCGCCCCGCCGGCGAGGTGCTCGACGAAATGCTTGAAAGGAGGTGCGTGGAAGAGGCGGGTTTGGAGACTGACCAGGAGACTGGAGGCCGCGGAGCGCAGGCGGGAGAGGAGCGAAGACGAGGAAGAGGGCGAGGGCCACAGGTCATCGCTCCGTCGCGGCGGCGTCATGACATGGGCGCGGGCGGAGGTGCGGCGCGGTAGGGTGGATCTCTGGTGCGCTGCTGCTTCCGAGCAGGCATCCAGTCCAAAGAGGGAAGGGGGTGTTGCTGGGCGGCTGCCGCCTGGACCCGCCGCCGTGGGTTTTTGCCGAGAGCGAAGAGCCGAAGAGGCCGCAAAACAGCCTGCCCGGCCCGCACCGCAACAGTGGGCGCCTGGGCCCAATTGCTTCGGAATTGCAACATCGATGGGGGCCTTCGGCCTAATGGATAACATGGTTTCGACTTTTTCTTTTATCTTAGCTAGTTAGCTAGATAGATAACACATATTAGGGGATTTATTAAATTCAGGTAGGCATTTCTATTTGTTACTTTTAGTATTCATATTTGCCACGTGTATACTGAAGTTTGCACTCGGCAGCTCTAGCTTCGCCTTTTTGCACTATATGTTTGTCCATTGGATACGGTATATTTGTATTTATATAAATTAGTTTATGCATGCACTATGTTTCGGAAGAAGTATTTGCTTGAGGCTCGATGGACCTTGAAAATAGAACCACACCTACCGCAAGCTTTGTTCTAACTTTCATCAAATTTATAGGAAAAAtataataacatttagaatACCAAATTTGTATCATTGAATTCATCATAATATATATTTTGATAATGAATATATTTGATAGTATATATATTgttaaattttttataaatttgatcaaagtgGAACAAATATGATTTAGGATAAACCTAAGATATGTAAGAAATCAGATATGCTTACAAGAAAGCATCCAAAATATGAAACCGACTGACGGAAAACGAGGCTGCAAGACTGCAACTGCAAGAGTCCGTAGCATGCACACCGAACACTACGCACAGGCAGGAGTAGGAAGCCGCAAGCGACAAGCACACCGTGTGCAGTGTTCTGTGTTCAAAACGCAGACAGACGTATCACATTAAATGTTTGGATATATATATGACGTATCACATTAAATGTTTGGATATatatatggagtattaaatcaagtttatttataaaattttttatacGCATGGaatgtaaatcgcaagacgaatttAATAAGTCTACTTAATATGCTACGATAATCACCTGctaattatatattaattatggattaattaatcccattaaattcgtctcgcgatttacaatctatctctgcaaaaaaatttgtaaataaattttatttagtactccgaaataatAAGATTACGTGTCCAAAAAATTTAGCCAAAAGacctaaacaaggccttagagTTTACTCCCTCTGTCACTTAATATGTGTCGTTGGCATACTCATATAGCCGTGGTATCTGACATGCTTGTCGCTCTGCAGCAGCAGAGTTGTTTTTATCCCTTCCtgtcacactagcaggcacaaCTCCAGCCAATCGAAACATTGTTTGGATAGTTTATAAAGCCAAATAGTACACGTACATGTTTGTGTGTGTGCAGGATGAGCATTAAAGACCTAGTGAATTGTTGCTTTATAGGTCTTCTTTGTTTCCTGTGCTGAATCCACAACGACAAATAAtacgggacggagggagtagacaaTTTACGGTTACGGACTCTCTGTCCGACTCCACGGACGACGGTAGCTAGCGGCAACAAGACTACTCGCTATTGCTCAGTTCAgtcctgacatgtggggccgaCGCCCCCTCGCCGCGCACGCAAGGGATCACGGCCATCCATCCCTGTCGCGCAGTTACGCCCGCCGTTAAATCCCTTGCCTCCCCACCAGAGTCATTATTCCTCCCGTTCCCGTGTGGGCGACTGGGCGTGcctgccttcttcctcctcccccacgCCACGAGGCCGACCCCTCAGCGCACGCGCTCTCCAAATAGCGAAGCGGAAGGGGACCGAAGCCACGAGTCCACCACCCCTCCCACCTCTCCTCCCCCCGCCGCGTCGCGAGAGCGCGCTCCGAGAGCCGAATCGGACCGCGAGGCGGTCCCCCCGGGGCGGATCGAGCCTAGGGCTAGGACATGGGCGGAGgggacgccgacgccggcggcgagcacgcgGCCGCGCAGGCGACGCTGCACATCCGGTGCACCAACGGCTCCAAGTTCGCCGTGCGGGCCGACCTGGGCGCCACCGTCGGGGCGTTCAAGGCGA
This window contains:
- the LOC120690438 gene encoding poly(A) polymerase I-like; amino-acid sequence: MTPPRRSDDLWPSPSSSSSLLSRLRSAASSLLSRQYSTDKGGEGTARRSGGGSSSAPRPIRPGFVDPSKWRHFDSRAFGINLDAIPKDALSVLKKLRRQGFEAYLAGGCVRDLLLKRAPKDFDVITTASLRQIKKNIFRRCMIVGRRFPICLLKINDSVIEVSSFQTVGKHWNKSKEVDCLEELNGYDDGDILRCKNSMRRDFTINGLFFNPMNYKIYDYVNGVRDMRQNKVCTVVPAHISFMEDPARILRGLRIAARLGFQFSSETSNAIHDLSSSIINIDKARLTMEVNYMLSYGAAEPSVRLLRNYGLLDILLPFQAAYLSDQMKGKTSDKDLMLMKLLANLDRLFSADRPCHCSLWMALLVFHTALVISPQDTLVIRAFAALLYFGSWESAIEFLKEEAGAQVTFVPETLGPSQAKLDDLMEQTSHLASLVNSSVLTLTCSDALEQSLARFAEPPQFSGVVIASNKERSRLLKIFGTFDSDLTSHDERRWLHKIDYWSLKDGSPAEVRFVLGKVILDTISDKSLCESDEDALVF